In Mycolicibacterium nivoides, the DNA window GGGCCCGGCCGATGCCGAGGTCGATGCGACCGGGATTGGCGGCCTCCAGCAGCGCGAACTGCTCGGCCACCGCCAGCGGTGCATGGTTGGGCAACATCACCCCGCCCGAACCCAGCCGCAGCTGCGTGGTGTGCGCGGCCAGATGGGCGATCAGCACCGGCGGGCTGGTGGCAGCCACCGCGGGCATGTTGTGGTGCTCGGCGAGCCAGTAGCGCGTGTATCCGAGCCGGTCAGCGGTCTGCGCCAGGTGAGTCGTTGCCGTCAGGGCATCGGCAGTGGACTGATCGGTACGCACCGGGACGAGGTCGAGGACAGAAAGCCGCATGACAGCGTCAACGTCATCAGCCGGCGGGTTCGTTCCCGAGACGCCGGGCGGTGACGAAGAGGTCGTCGAGCATGGCCTCGGTAAGCCGGCCGGTGAAGGTGTTCTGCTGGCTCGGGTGAAAGCAGCCGAGCAACGTGACCGGGCCGAAATCCGAGGTCAGCGTCACCGTCGCACCGTGCCCGAACTTGGGTGCGGGTTTGATGGTCGAGCCGAGCAGCTCCAGGGCCGCCCGCCACGCGAAACCGCCCAACGCGATGACCACCCGCACCGACGGCCCGACCAGTCGCCATTCAGCCTGCAGCCACGGCGCACAGGTGGCCCGCTCGGCCGGGGTGGGTGCGTTGGCCGGCGGTGCACAGCGGACCGCCGCGGCCATACGGGTGTCGATCAGCTGCATGCCATCGCCGGCATCGACGCACACAGCCTGGTTGGCCAGCCCGGCCCGGTGCAACGCGGCGAACAGGAAATCCCCGGACCGGTCCCCGGTGAACACCCGCCCGGTGCGGTTGGCGCCGTGGGCGGCCGGGGCCAGCCCGACGATGAAGATGCCGGGCGCCTCCGCACCGAACCCGGTGGCCGGCCTGCCCCAATATGGTTGATCGGCAAAGGATTTCCGCTTTTCCACGGCCACTTCTTCGCGCCATTTGACCAGCCGGGGGCAGGCCCGGCACACCGAGACCAGCGCGTCCAGTTCCGAAACTGTGGATACCCGGGCAGCCAGTCGCCGCACCTGCGCGGCGGTCTTGGCCACCGGCGTCGTCGCATCCGCCGGATCACCGGGCCAGCCCGAACCGGGCGGCACCGGCGACGTGAACCGAACCCCCGTCCTGGGATGAGGCAATCGCACCAACTCACTGTGCCGGAAATTCCGTCGCGGCGGGTGCGGGCGCGCTGTTAGATTCGCCGCGATACCCCATGACGAACACCAAGCGCGGCCCATTGCTGCTGATCCTGTTCGCCGCTTTGATGGCCGGTGCGGGCAACGGCATCACGATTGTCGCGTTCCCGTGGCTGGTGTTGCAGCGCAACGGATCCGCTATCGACGCGTCCATCGTCGCGATGGCCGGGACCCTGCCGCTGCTGGTGGCCACCTTGATCGCCGGGGCCGCCGTCGACTATCT includes these proteins:
- a CDS encoding uracil-DNA glycosylase; the encoded protein is MRLPHPRTGVRFTSPVPPGSGWPGDPADATTPVAKTAAQVRRLAARVSTVSELDALVSVCRACPRLVKWREEVAVEKRKSFADQPYWGRPATGFGAEAPGIFIVGLAPAAHGANRTGRVFTGDRSGDFLFAALHRAGLANQAVCVDAGDGMQLIDTRMAAAVRCAPPANAPTPAERATCAPWLQAEWRLVGPSVRVVIALGGFAWRAALELLGSTIKPAPKFGHGATVTLTSDFGPVTLLGCFHPSQQNTFTGRLTEAMLDDLFVTARRLGNEPAG